A genomic window from Engraulis encrasicolus isolate BLACKSEA-1 chromosome 14, IST_EnEncr_1.0, whole genome shotgun sequence includes:
- the inpp1 gene encoding inositol polyphosphate 1-phosphatase, with protein MADLLRVLLNVSEKAANVARVCRQEGPLFELLVQEKKGDDKNKKFVQDFKTLADVVIQEMIRHDVGAVFPELTEFIQGEESNKFENGLGESVTVTVCGREEETAALLATVLDGDQTAAALLARAIHQDLQLRDQAAEGLKQLPVNPADVGIWIDPIDGTSQYIEGKEEVVPDGGFCSSGLPCALVLIGAFLRSTGEPVMGVINQPFHHRDETGNGWKGQHFWGVSCGGFSACSVPWPKRPSPGRAVVSAVLSSSEKAVVKEALAPLCPGKCLMYASGAGYKILCVILGLADVYVLSEGSTYKWDSCAPHALLRALGGGIVDLSAPPARDKEKVEVWRGAELTYHKPNAGRRGADQWANQGGLVAYLDPEVLSVVMEGLAGKI; from the exons ATGGCTGATCTCCTCCGTGTCCTCCTGAACGTGTCGGAGAAGGCTGCCAATGTGGCCCGCGTGTGCCGGCAGGAGGGCCCTCTCTTCGAGCTGCTGGTCCAGGAGAAGAAGGGCGACGACAAGAACAAGAAGTTCGTCCAGGACTTCAAGACCCTGGCAGACGTGGTCATCCAGGAAATGATCAGACATGATGTTGGAGCTGTG tttcctGAGCTGACTGAATTCATTCAAGGAGAGGAATCGAATAAATTCGAGAACGGACTTG GTGAGAGTGTGACCGTCACGGTGTGTGGCAGGGAGGAGGAGACGGCGGCCCTGCTGGCCACAGTGCTGGACGGGGACCAGACCGCGGCTGCCCTCCTGGCCCGGGCCATCCACCAGGACTTGCAGCTCCGGGACCAGGCGGCCGAGGGCCTGAAGCAGCTGCCCGTCAACCCTGCCGACGTGGGCATCTGGATAGACCCCATCG ATGGCACCAGTCAGTACAttgaggggaaagaggaggtggTACCGGATGGTGGGTTCTGCTCTTCTGGGCTGCCGTGCGCCTTGGTTCTGATCGGTGCCTTCCTGAGGTCCACAGGGGAGCCGGTGATGGGAGTCATCAACCAGCCTTTCCACCACAGAGACGAAACAGGGAATGG TTGGAAGGGCCAGCACTTCTGGGGAGTGTCCTGTGGAGGTTTCAGTGCCTGCTCTGTGCCGTGGCCCAAACGCCCGTCTCCGGGCAGAGCGGTGGTGTCGGCCGTGCTGAGCTCGAGCGAGAAGGCTGTGGTGAAAGAGGCCCTGGCGCCCCTGTGCCCAGGTAAGTGCCTGATGTACGCCTCCGGGGCAGGCTACAAGATCCTGTGCGTCATCCTGGGCCTGGCGGATGTGTACGTCCTCTCCGAAGGCTCCACGTACAAATGGGACTCCTGCGCCCCGCACGCCCTGCTCCGAGCGCTCGGAGGCGGGATAGTGGACCTCAGCGCTCCCCCTGCCCGGGACAAGGAAAAGGTGGAGGTGTGGCGTGGGGCTGAGCTGACCTATCACAAGCCCAACGCCGGGCGCCGAGGTGCGGACCAGTGGGCAAATCAGGGAGGACTGGTGGCGTACCTTGACCCGGAAGTGCTTTCAGTAGTGATGGAAGGACTAGCTGGGAAGATCTGA
- the LOC134463459 gene encoding protein S100-B-like, with amino-acid sequence MAERKPVQNTSDLEAAMVSIIDVFHKYSGHKCYLKKAELKDLINHEMKHFIKKVQDNDTLDQLFNDLDQNGDLEIDFQEFIALIAMVTSACHDFLPAHR; translated from the exons ATGGCGGAGAGAAAG CCTGTGCAGAACACATCAGATCTTGAGGCCGCCATGGTCTCCATCATTGATGTTTTCCACAAGTACTCAGGACACAAATGCTACCTGAAGAAGGCCGAACTGAAAGACCTCATCAACCATGAGATGAAGCATTTCATTAAG AAAGTCCAGGACAACGACACTCTGGACCAGCTGTTCAATGACCTGGATCAGAATGGCGACCTGGAGATCGACTTCCAGGAGTTCATAGCCCTCATCGCCATGGTCACCTCAGCGTGTCACGACTTCTTACCTGCACATCGCTGA
- the LOC134462510 gene encoding protein S100-B-like has translation MSDLETSMVSIIDVFHKYSGHKCYLKKADLKDLINHELKHFIKKVEDDETVGQVFSDLDQNRDEKLDMKEFLTFIAKVLAACYKTYVPQQHAMAPTHL, from the exons ATGTCAGATCTTGAGACCTCCATGGTCTCCATCATCGATGTTTTCCACAAGTACTCAGGACACAAATGctacctgaagaaggccgacctGAAAGACCTCATCAACCACGAATTGAAACATTTCATTAAG AAAGTTGAAGATGACGAGACAGTTGGTCAAGTTTTTTCAGACCTTGACCAGAATAGAGACGAAAAGCTGGACATGAAGGAATTCCTGACTTTCATTGCCAAAGTGTTAGCAGCGTGCTATAAGACCTATGTGCCTCAGCAGCATGCTATGGCCCCTACGCATCTTTAA
- the LOC134463460 gene encoding acyl-coenzyme A amino acid N-acyltransferase 1-like, which yields MTRTLLFLKCQVQFQLRNSQQRKTCWQQAQVRWRGTCGPAPVLTASPSRALIDEPIRIQACHLPSHTAVTVRARMSSEDGDLWESLSHYHTDAHGAVNLTRDPSVGGSYVGCEPMGLFWAIQPAPGGREGLRLRKKDVETPYSVHLSLMGGHVIQSDSRGGGADEGQVLATAQVDRYYMAPGVRRVEIRQNGVVGTMFLPPGQGPFPAVLDMWGMGGGLVEYRSALLASHGLASLALAYFGHKDIPGPLNCINVGDPYFQAAYQLLQDHPQVCEDRIAVMGLSFGVYLSLRIACQLPVNPRCVVGINGPVASFNTFSSDGGVNGSFEQEQKHWSFNEEGFVSFREVSNPSNIPQENHVKVESLCCPLLYIIGEDDLSCAAVENADEIERRLRAAGKSHLFTRLPYRGAGHLIEPPYTPNARVSLWTTKPQKLMTLWGGNLADHAAAQEDSWQRILGFLRHHLLRQELP from the exons ATGACCAGGACGCTGCTCTTTCTGAAGTGCCAAGTTCAATTTCAGCTTCGCAACAGTCAACAACGCAAGACATGCTGGCAACAAG CTCAGGTTCGATGGAGAGGCACCTGTGGCCCGGCCCCTGTGTTGACTGCCAGCCCCTCCAGAGCCCTCATAGATGAGCCCATCCGCATACAGGCCTGCCACCTGCCCTCCCACACGGCCGTCACAGTCAGGGCTCGCATGAGCAGCGAGGACGGAGACCTGTGGGAGTCCCTGTCACACTACCACACCGATGCACACGGTGCTGTCAACT TGACGCGAGACCCATCAGTTGGAGGTTCCTATGTCGGGTGTGAGCCAATGGGGCTGTTCTGGGCCATACAGCCGGCTCCCGGAGGAAGAGAGGGACTCAG GTTGCGTAAGAAAGACGTTGAGACTCCATACTCCGTGCATCTGTCTCTGATGGGGGGCCATGTGATCCAGAGTGACAGCAGGGGCGGTGGGGCAGACGAAGGGCAGGTGCTGGCCACAGCACAGGTGGATAGGTACTACATGGCACCAGGAGTGCGGCGCGTCGAGATCCGGCAGAACGGTGTCGTGGGCACCATGTTTCTCCCACCAG GTCAAGGCCCATTCCCTGCAGTATTGGACatgtgggggatgggaggggggctgGTGGAATACCGGTCGGCCTTGCTTGCGTCTCATGGGCTGGCTAGCCTGGCCTTGGCTTACTTTGGCCACAAAGACATCCCTGGGCCACTAAACTGCATCAATGTGGGAGATCCCTACTTCCAG GCTGCCTACCAGCTGCTGCAGGATCATCCACAGGTGTGTGAGGACAGAATAGCAGTGATGGGTCTCTCATTTGGCGTATATCTGTCCCTACGGATTGCCTGTCAACTCCCTGTCAAT CCCAGGTGTGTGGTGGGCATCAATGGTCCTGTGGCCAGTTTCAACACATTTTCAAGTGATGGTGGAGTCAATGGAAGCTTTGAACA GGAACAGAAGCACTGGAGTTTTAATGAGGAGGGTTTTGTCAGTTTTAGAGAAGTCTCTAACCCCAGCAACATCCCACAAGAGAACCATGTGAAG GTTGAGAGTCTGTGCTGCCCCCTGCTGTACATAATTGGAGAGGACGACTTGAGCTGTGCTGCTGTGGAGAACGCAGATGAG ATTGAACGGAGGCTGAGGGCGGCAGGTAAATCTCACCTGTTCACCCGCCTGCCCTACCGAGGCGCCGGCCACCTCATCGAGCCCCCTTACACCCCCAACGCACGAGTCTCGCTCTGGACAACCAAACCCCAAAAAT TGATGACCCTGTGGGGTGGAAACCTTGCGGACCATGCTGCAGCACAAGAGGACTCATGGCAAAGGATTCTGGGATTCCTCAGACACCATCTGCTCAGGCAGGAGCTACCGTAG